One Apteryx mantelli isolate bAptMan1 chromosome Z, bAptMan1.hap1, whole genome shotgun sequence genomic window, ATATTTATCCAACAGTTAACTGTATTTTGATATTTTAGTGTTCTTTATAGATGCTGGTAATTTCAACGAGTGTAGCATTGCTTTCTAGGTGATGTTGGTGTCATTTTCATCTCCCCCTACTAAGTGTCAAAGTAATCTTACTATGTAAAAGTATACCAGTTGTGATAATAGGGCACTTCATTTAGAATGTTTTTAAGAAGTCTTTTCTCCCCTTGCTGAGCAGACTTCTAAGAACATAGAATATGaataaaaaaactaaacaaaaagcaTAAATATGCAAAggcattgaaaaagaaaaaaaatgtgttattttctcTCATGTTCTTGTTGCACAATGTGGTTACCAAGTGGATATGCCAGTCATTCAGTGAATTTTTCAGCATGTCTTTATGATCAGAAGAGATACTGCTGAGCAATGTAGACATGAGATGGTGGAGATACAGATTATTGCTGGAAGCAGCAAGACATATTTGCTCACTTGTCTATAGCTTCAAATTATGAATAGTATTCTGAAGTCGCCAGGCATGCATGTTCTTTCCACTGTGAAGCAGTGAAGTTTTAGTGAAGCAGAGAAAACTAGCGAATTTGCCTGAATGTTTACATATGTTTTTATTAAGTGGATGTATATTGCTCTACAATTAAGAGTGAGAAAGAATAACCTAAGTGTGTCCTGTTGAATTGCTCCTCACTAGAGGAAGAACTTCTTAAATTGCTTAGAATTTTTTTGCGGGAAAGGAAGTCTTTAGTTCTGACTTCTAATTTTTGAGGGTTGTGAGAGGAAGATATAGGTAACTTAGAGTTATAGGGTAGGTATTGAtctctttttttgctttgaagaTTGTGGGATTACAGTAGATAGAGTTCAGTGGATAAGCAAACTGCTGTGTATATTATTTTTGTACTTCAAATTTTAGCAGAAGGTGCATTATCTTCATTTGTTCTGTATACCTGTAGCAGAGAAGACATTTTAGAATTTAGAAGAGTATCACAGTTTCCCTACCTCTTCCAGGTTTTAGTATGTGAATGTGAAAACATAAAGTGATATACtgtacagttttttgttttgttttgtttttgaaagaaagcCTTTATCATGTGGGGATGATTaccacttttttctttcagtgaataCTCTGCCTACTGAGACCAGGTCAAGATGGAGAAGTAAGGGTGCTGCTTGAATCAGTTATAATCCATTGATTATTAATCCTCTATAATGCTCACAGCTGAGAGCCAGTGAATAGATTTTGCAGTCAGTAAACTTTCTTCTCTGTTTACATACTCTGGTGTTGTTAGGATGTACTGGAATAAATATTTAAGTCTTCAGACAGCCAAGAATTTCTTACAGGCAAGTTGTAGCTTCAACTACTTCTGGTCACATTAGGCATAGTGTTTGCCAGtgagcaggaaaaataaaattgggTCCTTCCAGGCCCACCAGTTATTGATAAGTAAGTGGAAAACTTTGTATATTGCTTATTGGGCTAGGTTTTTGGAataattttttctcttaaattttcATCTTTCTAGGTCATCCGTAGTTTGCTATTCAACCCATTGTGAGGATAGGTATTAGTTCAAGAGTTGGAATATCAAACACCTGTTATATTTCAGTGCCTCAAATAAGTAATTTCTGTCATGACTCTGAACTGATTATCACATATGTTTAGTCTTAACAGGGGTTTTACTGAAATGCACTGTATGAGTGGCCACTCAAATTTTGTATCTTGTGTGTGCATCATACCTCCAAGTGACCTGTATCCTCGTGGGCTGATTGCAACTGGTGGCAATGATCATAATATTTGCATTTTCACAGTTGACAACCCAGCTCCTCTTTATGTCCTGAAGGGCCATAAAAACACAGGTATGTAGTaattttgttttagatttttgTTGCATAAAAGTTAATATGATATGCTAGAGAGGAAAATAAGTTGAAGTTGTAAAACTGAATTTTGAGTTCTCTGGTATTTTAATGTAGTGAACATTATGATCtctataaataaaattttataatttCAATTCATGAAGTGCCAGTCAGTCACAAGGACTTCCAAGTATGATCTTTTCCTGTATAAACCCTGTAGCTAGTATTTCACATGCCAACTTACAGGCATAGCAGAATGATGTCCATTTTGTCAAGAGCTGCCTATTTAAGAAGCAATTATTTAGTCCTCTGTACAAACTGTGTGTTTTGTTAAGCATAAATCTGTGTCCAAGCTCATAGAAGTAGAAAGAGTGAGCTTCCTAAACAGATAAACAAACTTTCACTGTTTGGTTACTTAGGTGGGGTTCTAATATTAGTTGGTGATCTAAATATGTAATGAAGGCTAAAAGTTCACTGTAGAAATTTTCCCTCTCTTCATTCTGGTCAATGCAGCATGTGATGTATTAACCCAATATTCAGCATTTTTCATGTTAGTATACTAAATTTGTCTTTTTTGTAAGCTGATCTAGTATTGATACACCCTTGAATGGTCTAATCTCATAATCATGGAAtgtcaaaattaattattttaagtttTGGACGGTCTTTCTACTTTATTAAAGAGGGTTGTGGATACCAACATGAGAATATCCTGGGCTTCCAAGCAGCACcaaaaatttaaaagagaaattatttgtatttattttaaacccCTTGGCTTGCtatgagaaggaaagaaaataacatcATTATGTAAGAAGGCAAGGAATAGCTCATGTGCTTGGGTGGGAAGCTGGGATGGGTGAGTTGATAACAGAACATGTGATATGCTCCCTACAGAGTTGTAAAAAGGGATGAGGTGTTCTAGAGAGGTTATATACCACCCCCACAACCTAACAATGAAATGTTtagaaatagttaaaaaaaattttttttaaatactttttatggTAATGTGCAACTGTTTAAAAATGTGAAGCTCAGATTAATCCTAAAATCTGCTTTAGAAATGGGAAAAAACTAGGGCATGAATAATTGTTTTGCTTAGTGACAAGGCTGGAATACTATCCAGTTCTCACTGTTGCATCACAGAAGCAAGACACAGCAGGCGATACTTTTCTTTTATGAAACTCAGACGGACCATGTACTCTGCTCGTGACTTAACTGCTTTTGTAAGCTTGTTAGTTATTAGAACTTTATTAGCACTCTGTGTCTTCAGTTTTATAGCACCCTGTTACTGGAACATTTTCAGATTATTgtttgttaaatatatttttgaatgtAAGCACAATTTCTTGGTAACAGTATTTTGCCTTCCAGAAAGATGAGTTGAATATTTTGCTATGAAGTCTTGTTTCTTGATGTAAATTAATACAAGTTGACAAAATCATGGCTTTCTCCTTAATCTTACAAATAAAACATTGTGTTAattctgtgtcttgactgattaTCTGCCCTGCTTGTAAACATATTCTAATCGTAGGAGAAAAGAATGGGTGctaagagaaatttaaaaaatatgaatggCAAAAAGATTTGAAATTTTGCAATCTCATGTGAAAAGATTTTTAGGCAGTGCTTTTCTAAGTTGCAGTGTGACTACAGTTTTAATTCTTCCCCAAACTCctcaacaaaataaatatacTGCTAATAGAAGTAAATCTTCTTAAATAAATCTGCTTAAATTACTGGTCTAAGATTGGTGACAATGCAGGAAACATGTCAGTATTGATTTGAACCTTCATTCCAGTTTGCAGCCTTTCATCTGGGAAATTCGGCACATTACTAAGTGGATCATGGGATACAACAGCCAAAGTGTGGTTGAATGACAGATGTATGATGACATTACAGGTATGAAGTTCTGTATGAGTATTAAATAGATGCTTTGATTTTTGTCAGCAAAAAACAACAGTGTTGGCTTTTTTGCAGGGTCACACAGCTGCTATATGGGCAGTGAAAATACTGCCTGAACAGGGATTAATGTTGACTGGTTCAGCTGACAAAACTATTAAACTGTGGAAGGCAGGCAGATGTGAAAGAACATTCACTGGTAAATACTCTTGCAGTTGATAATTTCACAGGGGAGTCACatgctctttttaaaaacaaaaatttcaaaaaatccCTAAGCCTCTGATaaaattttcagttgtttttcttccttttgtgaaGGACATGAAGATTGTGTGAGAGGTTTAGCTATTCTCAGTGAAATGGAATTCCTTTCCTGTGCTAATGATGCTAGTATCCGAAGATGGCAGATCTCTGGCGAGTGCCTGCAGGTGTATTATGGACATACGAATTATATATACAGCATATCTGTCTTCCCTCAGTGTAAAGGTAAGGTTGTTTTTGTGACTATGGCCCAACATTCttccaaaataaaacagcaaggtAGACATTCAGTAGTTCTGTGGAGCTGCCATAACAGAAGAACTCAGCTGGCATTtcatttacttcctttttttttttttctttcttccctattTGCTGCTTCCTTTTGCATAAGTAATAAAAATGTCTGTGATTGAATCCAAATCCTGTTTCTGGCAGAATCACCCTGACAGTAGATGAGATGAAAGATCCTGAGTCAGGCCTAATTATAAAGCTGGAGTAAAACTTTCGCTTTCTTGAAGCAACAAGCAAAACTATTGTCTACATTGTCACCTGCATATTGGCACTCTGGTAGCAGAGTAATGGAATGGTACGCGTGACATTTTGAGATAATGTAAATTTAGGTACTTCCACAGAAAGTTTTTGCAGTATATTATAAATAGTTTAGATTAAGAGTTTCATATGTATGGTTAATTGCATTTATATTTGAAGTTTTGAGATTTAGAGCTTCAAAACTAACTGTTACAGAGAGTTGCTGAAGATCATCTGAGTCGGTGACCTTTGTGTGGTGTACATGATACTTGCATATTCGTTCACTAGGTGAATGGATGTATATTAGTGGATGCGTAGGTCACAAATCTCTTCTATCTTAAAACTGTCAAAGAGGAGATGCTAGAAGTTAGACACAGACTTTTGAGGGTGCTTTATATATGTTTCCTGAAAAAGCAGAAGCTACTCTGCAAAAGCCTCAGAGATTTAAAAGAACTGTGAAACTCTGGAAACACAGGGTAAGATAAAACTGTGATAGTCTCAAAATTACTCTTAAGTTCTTTGTTTATATTCTTGACAGGAGGAAAGAATCTTTTGTCTGCCATGAGAATAATTTCATTCCCCATCTGGCTGATCAGTCCACAATTTATgcacttaatttcttttgtgaagagaaatacgcatgatttttgctttcttctagctctcctcttgTGACTGAAAACTATTAAATTATAAAAAGCTTCCTCTTACTCTTTCAGTTGTTAGATACGCAGTTATAGGAATCTGCCTTGTATCGCAATATACTAAATATACATACAGCTTTaaactcttctttcttcctttttagaTTTTGTGACTACTGGAGAGGATAGATCCCTTAGAATCTGGAAACAAGGGGAATGTGCTCAAACAATCAGACTCCCAGCTCAGTCTGTATGGTGCTGCTGTGTGTTAGACAATGGTGACATCGTAGTTGGTGCAAGGTATCCTGGTTTTACTCTATCACCATATTGGCATATCTAAAACTGGAGAATCCATGATGAAGTTTTATGCATTGTTTTGGATGTCAGAATtaattctatatttaaaaataagccaTCAAAGTGGGAGAAGGTTAATTTAAGTATGTTCTtctgtacttcagaaaaaaatcagattatttttttccatgcagattGCAGCAGTAAAGAGTGAGTGCTTTGGGAATGTGCCTAACAATTGAATGCAGTGCTATGGATAGGCTTGTAAGTTCTGTATATAGTACCTATTTGATAGGCATATCCTACcatcattttaaaattatactACAGATACGGCTTCAAGTTAAGTAGGTAATTCCTCTTATAGGCTGTTTTCAGCATGAGAGCTGGATTCTATGTACAAAAATAATTTAGAGGTTTATtagaaataaatatgttttttcatAACATAGAAGACATTATTAGAATGCATGTaaacattttgatatttaaatTTGAATGTTTTCTGTCTGCTCAGTGATGGAATCATAAGAGTGTTTACAGAGTCTTTGGAACGTACAGCAAGTGCTGAGGAGATTCAAGCTTTTGAAAATGAGCTTTCTCAAGCATCAATTGACCCTAAAACTGGTGATTTAGGAGATATTAATGCTGATGACCTTCCAGGAAGAGAACATCTTAAGGATCCTGGTAAGTTATTTCACTGCTGTTATATTATAGGTATCTCCAAATCTTGGTTCTGAGGCATTGAAACTTttaatattttctaaaattaagAAGACTTTGATCACTTTTAATAGAATTGCTGAAGAAAACAGCTTAATTTTGCTCTGCTGTCATTTCattgattcttttggaagctagACTATAGTTTAAATACATACCAGTAGCAGACTTATATGGTAAAAAATACTTCTCTTATGAGGTATTCAAAAAAGTAGTTTTCAAGATGCTACAATGTGTTGAGGATGTGTTTTGGATCTGTTATGCCAGCTGCGCCAGCAGTATAAGAGAAGGTTGTGTAATTTGTGAATGGACTATTGAATatggaatttttttcctaaaaaagagAAGTagatatgattttctttttttttttcccatacttTAGCTTTCAGCTTGAGAAACTGTTTGTCTTGATTGACTGGATGTACTTCTTACAGGTACTCAGGACGTTACTAAGAATACAGAAGAAGCAGTGAGAGTTAAGATTatttctaaatagaaaaatattttttcccaggGTAACCAGTGACCTCAGCTCTTGACTCTGACCACCAAGTGGTATAAATTGCCAGTCACCTTTCTTAGAGTTGTATGAAGTTTCCCATCTTGTTAGACCATGAGAGATTATCACCTCTGCTGATTGTCATATCCTTAGGAAAATGATGAACGTTTGGAATACTTGACTTGAGGATTACTTTTGCATCTTTGGTGGCAGATGCCAGTATAGTAATTGTAGAATGTTATTGTCAGGATTTCTGTTACTCTTGTGGCAACATGtagtatgtttttattttctgtgctgtaACTTTGAATCTTATTGAACTATCTTTTCCTCTTTGAATTTGATTGCTACTTGAAGACTTTTTTCTCCCTAAAATAAATCTTGTTTTTAAACTTCTTAACACTCTCAAGCACTTCTGTCTACAGGAACAAGAGATGGACAGACGCGTCTCATTAAAGATAATGGGAAAGTTGAAGCCTATCAGTGGAGTGTTAGTGAAGGAAGATGGATAAAGATTGGTGATGTTGTTGGTTCTTCTGGAGCCACACAGCAAACATCTGGAAAGGTTTTATTTGAAGGAAAGGTATGCAAACATTTGTGTTTTACTCCCTTCAAGTAAAATGCTTAATTGCATacttaaaaaaatgttattcCAGTCTTTGCATACATAAAATATAAATCAGAAAACAGGGATTTGGTGGTACTTTTTTGTACATCTTTGGGCTGCTAAAACTGAGATGGAAGTATAAATACCAGCTTCTGCACTACATTAGAAATGCATTTTGTAAAACCAGCTAGCCAATGTAGACACATTATTTTGCAGAAAAGTAAACTGTTAGCTAGTAGAGAAGGGATCGAGTTCTCTAATATTTATTGCTAATACCTTGAAAAATTAGTTTTGACTTCCTTTCCAAAGAGAACAAGTCTTAAAACTGATCTGAGGATCATCTAATGTATTAGTTACCAGATTTCCGTGCCCCTTTTCCTTAACTTTTGAACAGAAAGATGGGTGATAATTTTAAAGGTAGCCATGTCCTTTATTGAAACTTGCATAGAGAAAAGTCTGTATCTAGTGCCACCACTAAAAGAAGGGCGTTCAGGTCGTAATTGTATTTAGCATGCTTCAACAAAACCTCAGGACTTTGTTCTTTTTAGTATTAGAGTATGCTTCTAAGCCTGAATTTTTGAGGCGTCTGACTCTCCTACAGTTTTGCAGGTAGCCAGATTTGTCCCTGCAGGGTTATATCTGATGCCTGAattattttctaatatatttgCTTATGTATTAGCAGAATCTGTTGTCATAGTCTACTCTTTCTTGAGATACAGCATTCTAGAAAACACAGGATATGGTTTAAATATTTCAGACTTGTAGTTCATGTAGGGGAATATTATTGATACAAGCTGCAAGTGACAGTATGAAAGACCCAGGGCCAAGATTAAGAGCTTCAGCCTACATTGTATACATCTGTATACAAAATGTGATGAcaaatttctcatttgcttgtgtATTTATTCTGCTTAAAGGAATATGACTATGTTTTCACTATTGATGTAAATGAAAGTGGGCCTTCCTACAAACTGCCGTATAACATCACTGATGATCCTTGGCTGACTGCAtacaacttcctgcaaaagaaTGATCTAAATCCTATGTTTCTGGATCAGGTGGCAAAGTTTATTATGGACAACACTAAAGGGCAAACACTGGTGAATACAACCGCTCAATTTTCAGATCCTTTTACAGGTAAAAATTTGAACTTCCTGGTGCACAACTAAAGATGTTAACTATCAAGGAGATAAagatgcatattttaaatattcatattttgcTCTAATATAACAATTTTAGTtaataattgcattttttttctgtaaatgtatTCCTTCACAGGGATGGAGTGTGAATCCAGCAGAATGGTATAAAGTGTTTTGTACACTATAATGCCAGTATATGCCTATTGTTTAATATTTGCCTAGCAGTGCAGGTCACTTCACAAGGAGACTTCAGCGTTCTAGCTTCTGTACTTTATTACAGTACTGTTTATTTCATGTCCTCAAATTATTGAGGAAAGGCATGGGTAGATTTGACAACAAAAATGTGGAAACTTAAGTCTCAAGGTATTTGTCAGAACAAATCTTCAACAAAATATTAATCAAGCCTGTTGTATTTCTCGgtctattctttcttttctgattgGTAGCATTGGAAGAAAAACCTTTTTTGTATTAATCTGGTAGGTGGCCAGATGCTGTTATGGGgatgaataaaatacaaaaattttaACTAGAGAATGGACTGAAACTAAGCCGAGTGAAATACATTAATGACCCTCTTTTAGGCAGGAAAAGGAAACTGTAATCAAGTTAACTACTCAGGAGCTGAACCATGTTAATCAATTAAACATTACATTACAAAATAAACCACTCTTACTACAGCCATCTTCACAGCATTTAAATTAAGAGTGAAAACTCCATGAAAATGATTTTGGGCTAAATGTTTTTCTTGCAAAGGACTGGAAATGAGCATGCAGACTCTCATCAGGTTCGGATATAACTCATGAAACTGTGGTCATATGAACTTATGCACatacagaatagttgaggttggaagggacttttagagaccatctagtccaacccccctactcaaccAAGTTcatctagagcaggttgcccagaccatatcagtcaggttttgaatatctccaaggatggagactccacaacctctctgggcaacctgttccagtgctcaggcaccttcacagtaaagaagtttttcctcgtgttcagatggaacttcctgtgtttcagtttgtgcccgttgctgctcatcctgtcactgggcaccactgaaaaaaatctggctGCATCGTCTTTACATCCACACTTCAGATATTTATAGACATTGACAAgatttccccccctctccccccggtcttctcttctctaggctaaacggACCCaactttctctgcctttccttaTATGAGAGGTGCTGTAGTCCATTAATCATCTTAGTCATCAtcttgctggacttgctccagtagctccatgtctctcttgtattgggggacacagtattccagatgcagcctcaccatggctgagtagaggggaatgatccactccctcaacctgctggcagtgctcttcctggtgcagcccaggataccagtggccttcttggccacaagggtacattgttggcactgatcacaaccctctgagctctgccattcagccagttctcagtccacctcactgtctgctcatctagcccatgcTTCCTCaacttgcctatgaggatgttatgggagacag contains:
- the PLAA gene encoding LOW QUALITY PROTEIN: phospholipase A-2-activating protein (The sequence of the model RefSeq protein was modified relative to this genomic sequence to represent the inferred CDS: deleted 1 base in 1 codon), translating into MEFTRLPPACLMTPLPARWMAVSGSGGGGDCCCVRAASGILRAAAMAGEGGVYRLRCSLVGHGQDVRGLTSGLFPQGGFVSVSRDRTARLWAPDGLNRGFTEMHCMSGHSNFVSCVCIIPPSDLYPRGLIATGGNDHNICIFTVDNPAPLYVLKGHKNTVCSLSSGKFGTLLSGSWDTTAKVWLNDRCMMTLQGHTAAIWAVKILPEQGLMLTGSADKTIKLWKAGRCERTFTGHEDCVRGLAILSEMEFLSCANDASIRRWQISGECLQVYYGHTNYIYSISVFPQCKDFVTTGEDRSLRIWKQGECAQTIRLPAQSVWCCCVLDNGDIVVGASDGIIRVFTESLERTASAEEIQAFENELSQASIDPKTGDLGDINADDLPGREHLKDPGTRDGQTRLIKDNGKVEAYQWSVSEGRWIKIGDVVGSSGATQQTSGKVLFEGKEYDYVFTIDVNESGPSYKLPYNITDDPWLTAYNFLQKNDLNPMFLDQVAKFIMDNTKGQTLVNTTAQFSDPFTGAGRYVPGSSSGSNTVPAADPFTGAGRYVPGSTSNAVASVGKADLSTGMGAYQSAAAKTENIYFPKKEAVTFDQANPTQILGKLKELNGSASEEQKLTEDDLIILEKILFAICNTSAEAPTAQQLQTLWKAVNWPEDIVFPALDILRLSIRHPTVNENFCSEKDRVQFIILLLKFLNPKGKQANQLLALRALCNCFVSQAGQKFMMQQRDEIMTQAIELKSGSNKNVHIALATLTLNYAVCLHKVNNIEGKAQCLSVISTVMEVVQDLEAIFRLLVALGTLISDDTNAVQLAKSLGVDSQIKKYASVSEPTKVSECCRFVLNLL